The window TTAAATCTTCTAAATCACCTTTGTACTCAATGCTCAAGGTGAAATTTGATTCATCTGAGCCTTGTAAAATTTCATTAATTATCTTGGCCTTCCAGTATTCTGCCTCACCAGAAAAGGTTATCCTTTCGGTGTTTCAAACCTTCTTTTCATTGTTTTGCTGACAACCAAATATACCGACTGAAAAATACATAAAAAACGAAATTAAAATAATTTTTTTCAATTATTATCACTCCCCCTATATATTAATATTTCATGTTCAATGCAATTATTTCCTTCAGTCCTTCTTGAACTAAACTGCCCCGTTTGTTTAATAAGGAATTCAAAAAAAAGGCCGTTAATCCTTCCTGGATCAACGCACCCGTTAATGAAATAAGGTAATTTATTTATTATATTCCTACCAGTGTACTTGAAGTTTATTACCATTTGGGTCATAAAAGTGGAAAAAGGCATGACCATTATCTTCTTTTATATCCTCGACCTTAACTTGATTATCAATTAAGTGTTGATGAAATTTAGATAATTCTGGACTTGTAAAACCAATGCTAAATTCTTGTTCATTATCAATTGTAAAATGTGCAAATGTTTCATCTTCGGTAGGAACTAAGATAAGTAAGAAAGGTCCTTCATTTACTTTTAAAATTGCAAGTTCCTCAGTAATGTTTAATAACTGGAGCCCTAATACATCTCTATACCATTGTGCAGACAGTTCTAAATCTTTTACAGGAATTCTAATATAATGTACTTGTTCAATAAATGATTCACTCATAGCCTTCACTCCTTTATTTAATCTGGTATTTCAAATAGTTCCCTGTCTATATACCTTTTTCCTTCTGATTATTGAATTGACCTGCCCCGTTTGTTCAATAAGGAATTCAACAAAAAGGCGGTTATTCTTTCCTAGAACAACGTACCTTTAGTTGAAGAATTGTTAATAATTTGTGGCAGATTCAACTGGCGGTATTAGTTCACCATCATCGAATCTATAATCTAAAAATGAAATTTTAAAAATGAAATTACCAATCATAAAAATAATGAGTAAAGCTATTACAATAGAAGTCCAAAAAGTACCTTTAATAATTAACCTGAAAATTTTTGACTCAACAATCATATCTCCCCAATGCACATTTTAACCCCCTTTTCAGTTATCTTTTGATTTCATCATATATCACTTTTTCCTAAACTCACCTACCCCGTTTGCTTAATAAGGAATTCAATAAAAAAGGCGGTTAATCCTTCCTGGATTAACGCACCCGATAGTTCAAAAAGGGAAGGGCGACAACTATTACTTTAGCTGTCGCCCTTTTTATCAGCAATTACATGTTCGACTTTAACTTTTAATTTCA is drawn from Bacillus sp. FJAT-18017 and contains these coding sequences:
- a CDS encoding VOC family protein — translated: MSESFIEQVHYIRIPVKDLELSAQWYRDVLGLQLLNITEELAILKVNEGPFLLILVPTEDETFAHFTIDNEQEFSIGFTSPELSKFHQHLIDNQVKVEDIKEDNGHAFFHFYDPNGNKLQVHW